The DNA segment AATGACTCCTTTGGCTTTGTTTCTCCTTAGTCATGGTGCCCGCACCATTCCTTCGTCGCACCTTACCAAAGAACTCATTCATCTCGGCTATCGTCCCGTCTGTTTTACTACTTGGTATAATTCCACCTTGTTCAGAATGGTTTCACCGGTCTGAATCACATGCAGGTCATCTTCCTTGTAAGCGGCAGCCAGAGTTTTTGGAAGCAGTTCGTCATCTGTTTTTCCCAAGGCGTCTTTAGCCTCCTTGAGACCCAGTTTGTTTGCCAGTCGCTGATTGAGCGCGACGATACGAAGCTGGGTGTCCTTTGCGAAATACAGAAATCCGGGCATACTGTCGAACAGGGATGCCTGGTGATTCCAGAGACCATACTTTTGAAAGAATTCGACATCATACATTGCTCGGCTACCCTAGCTGCTCGCTGGGGGAGCACCATCTAAAATGTCGGCTCATTTTTAGATGCTCGCTTTGGGGTGATTGAAAAACGCATGTCATGAGGTGGTGAGACTCCTGGGGCTCGTCAGCGGCCCTCTTCATGACCCCTGTATCATCAAGACTTTCAGTTGGCGTAAAAATTTATATGCCCATGAAATATGGGATGATCTCGCGTGTTCTGCTCTTCAGAGCGGGCGGGAATGAAAATTTTTGAAAATTCTGAGGAGGGAGCTGGCAGATCTGGTCGATCGTATTTTTTTTTGCCCCCGCCTTGGGTGCCACTCTAACGGCAAGCGCTTGGTTAGCTGACATCGGGAAGCGGTGGTTTTCCTAGGATTTGTCGTGTCGCAAGTAAAAAATGGCAAGGAGTGCCTGGGTTCTTGAAACCTCAAAAACCACAACATGTTGTATTGTGAATAATTTGTGGATACCATATGAGCAAAATGAAATTGACGAGAATGGGTTTGTCAGGGCATGATGATGAGGTTGCGCGGTGACTGGATCCCAATCCTCTCAGGCTGCAAAACAATCAAGAAACCCTTTTTATCAAGCGCCTGCCTTCACCCACTCATCTTTTGCCACTCACCCCCTCCTAAAGCTCTCTGCAAGCCCCCAATCTGAGTCTTTCTCCTTATGGACTCAGCACAAACTTTCCCTCATCCCCTCAAGTTCTCTCATTTCCCTCCGATTCACCCTTTCATGCGTGCCTTATGGCGCGAGTATTTTTTCACCCTTACCGACTGCTGCATACGACCCATGGCCGACACCATTACCATCACCCTTGGAGACCGCTCCTTTGAACTCGACCGAGAAAAAGCTGAAGAGGCCTACTCGGCTAAAAAAGTTATCAATGGCCGCAAATCCATGTTTTTCAATATCCTGCCTTTGAAATACCAGTGGGCGTATGATCTCTACAAGGAGATGAAAAACGAACATTGGGAGCCTGCGGAAACCACCCTTCGGGATGACCTGGCCCAGTGGTCGAGGCTGGATGAGTCGAGTCAGTCGTTTGTGAAGTTGGCATTGGGCGCGTTTGCGCGGGCACAGGAGATTTTTCATTCTGATGAGATCTACACGGTGCGCGACTTGCTGACGGCTCCGGAGCTCAAGCTGGTATTCGGTCGTTTTGTGCATGAAGAAAACACGCGCAATGACGTGCTGGTGTATTTGCATGGTGCGTTGTCGATTAATCCGATGGAGTGTGGAGTCATGGCCTCAAAGGAGGTGATCAATGCCAAGGCTGCGTTTATGGATTCCAGGCTCAGCCCGGTTGACCGGAATACCGACACCACGGTGACCGAGAATAAGCAGGCGATTGTGCGCAATATTTTTCTGATCAACCAGTGCATGGAAGGCACGCAGTTCTACAGCATCTGGGCCGGGATTTTCTCGCTGGCGATGCAGAACAAGCTGCCGGGCAAGGGGCGAATTCTCAGCTATCTGCTGCGTGACGTGGCATTCCGGATTCGTTTGTTTGACAAGCTAATCAAGGAGATGGTCGAAGAAAACCCGGACCTTTGGACTGCGGAGTTTAAGGATGAGTTGGCCGCGCATATGAAGGATGCCGTCAAACTCGAGCAAGAGTTGATTGCCAGTCTGCCGATCTCGGAGGTTGGGCTGGATGCCGATGTCTTGGGCGTTTACATCGAATACCTTGCCGACGAGCGTCTGGCAGCATGCGGATTGGCCCGTCAATATTTCCATTCACGCAGCCCTTACCCGTGGCTTGATGAGCAGATTCATTTGGCCTCAGCCCATGAAGGTCACAGTAGCACGGCTACGCTCGACACTTCGTTTGAAGATGATGACCTCTAAACCCCCTCGCATGGGTTTGATCGAAACCCGTTTACTTTTTACACGCCAGTACAAGGACACTGACAACCACTCACTTTCACCGCTATGACCACCGCACAACTCGATGATTTTACTATTCCGCTTGATTCGGAAAAGGCCGCCAAGATTCTGGAATCCAAGAGAGTCATTGGAGGCAGCCGGCCCAGTGGCTTTGGTTTGCTCCCGTTGAAATACCAGTGGGCCTGGGACATTTATACCGATATGCGCTCGAACCATTGGGAGCCAGAGGACATTCCGATGCAGAAAGACGTGGAGCAGTGGCGCAGCAATGAGATCAGCGATGTGGAGCGGTGGATCATCAAGATGGGGATTGGTTATTTTTCGGCTGCTGAAGGGATTGTTGGCGATAACATTATTCACGTGATCCGGGATCAGGTGACGGCTCCCGAGTTGGAACTGGTCTTCCGCCGCCATGCTCATGAAGAAAATATTCATGCCGATTCGTTGGTGTATATGGTGAGTTCACTCGGCTTAAATCCGCATGAATGTGAAGCGATTTTCGAAGGGGTGCGCACGGTTCAGGAAAAAACCGACTTTGTGGTGTCGAACTCGCGCTCTCTGCGGCGCGATATGGATATGTCTCTAACTGAAAATAAACAGGCGCTGGCACGCAACGCCTTTATCTTCGGTCAGTGTATGGAGGGGACTCAGTTTTACGGCTTGTTCGGAATGATTCTCAGTCTGTATCGCCAGAACAAGTTTCCTGGAATTGGTCAGATGTTCCGCTACACCCTGCGTGATGAGAGCAACCACATTGAGTTGCTGCGCAATTTGCTGATGGATCTGGCTACTGAGAACCCGGAGATCTGGACAGATGACTTCAAAGAGGAACTCCGCCAGACGATGGCCGAGGCGATCAAGCTCGAAAAAAACTTCATTCGCGATTGCCTGCCGGTGTCTGCGGTTGGATTGAATCTGGAGGACTTCCATCAGTATATTGATTACATCGCGGATCGTCGCCTTGAAAGTTGCGGATTGGCCCCCTTGAAAGGTGATATTCAAAACCCATTCCCCTGGTTGGCCGAAATGATCGACATCAAGAAGGAGCAAAACTTCTTTGAAGGTCGGGTCACTGAATACCAGAAATCCACAGCTCTTGGAAACATCGATGACGATGAGCTCTAAATCATTCTCTCATAAATAACCGAACACCCATCAGCCTTGTTGGTTTTTAGCACGTAGAAGACCTCCATGGCCGATCCCGGCACCTCAGGGTGCCTGACAAAAAACAAACCCTAACGAATAAAACCCTAATTAACCAAACCTGCTCCAATGTACCGCTCCATATCCCTCGAAGAAGATCTCGCCCTGAAGAAAGTTATCACCGACCGCGCGTCCGCCCCGATATCGGAGCGGTTTGATTGGTGTGCCGTGCTCGGCGAACAAACCAGTGACCGTGTGCCGCAAATCCTGGTTACTCGCGGACACGAAGAAGAAGAACTCTCACTGGCGAAAGTCGCTGACACGATTGGTAGCGCACTAACCGATTTGCTTATTTCACGACAGGAGGCGGAAGAGAAAATTTTCAACGATGAGAACCGCATGTTTGTTTCCAATGTGGCGAACAGTGTGGCGACGTCTCTGACCGAACAAGTGCAGGACGGTGGGCAGCTTCGTCTTACCCGCAATGATCTTTACCTCTTGATCGAAAAGGCACTGATTGAAAATGATGCCCATGATGTTGCCAAATCACTGGTGTTTTCCCGCTCGCTTGAGCGCAATGGTGAAGTGATTGTTTCGGAAGAACCCCAGACGATGCCGGTGCGCTTGATTCGTCGGAATGGGAACGTGGTGCCGTGGAGTCAGACCAAGATTGAGATCG comes from the Oceaniferula marina genome and includes:
- a CDS encoding PAS domain-containing protein, yielding MPGFLYFAKDTQLRIVALNQRLANKLGLKEAKDALGKTDDELLPKTLAAAYKEDDLHVIQTGETILNKVELYQVVKQTGR
- a CDS encoding ribonucleotide-diphosphate reductase subunit beta, encoding MADTITITLGDRSFELDREKAEEAYSAKKVINGRKSMFFNILPLKYQWAYDLYKEMKNEHWEPAETTLRDDLAQWSRLDESSQSFVKLALGAFARAQEIFHSDEIYTVRDLLTAPELKLVFGRFVHEENTRNDVLVYLHGALSINPMECGVMASKEVINAKAAFMDSRLSPVDRNTDTTVTENKQAIVRNIFLINQCMEGTQFYSIWAGIFSLAMQNKLPGKGRILSYLLRDVAFRIRLFDKLIKEMVEENPDLWTAEFKDELAAHMKDAVKLEQELIASLPISEVGLDADVLGVYIEYLADERLAACGLARQYFHSRSPYPWLDEQIHLASAHEGHSSTATLDTSFEDDDL
- a CDS encoding ribonucleotide-diphosphate reductase subunit beta, translating into MTTAQLDDFTIPLDSEKAAKILESKRVIGGSRPSGFGLLPLKYQWAWDIYTDMRSNHWEPEDIPMQKDVEQWRSNEISDVERWIIKMGIGYFSAAEGIVGDNIIHVIRDQVTAPELELVFRRHAHEENIHADSLVYMVSSLGLNPHECEAIFEGVRTVQEKTDFVVSNSRSLRRDMDMSLTENKQALARNAFIFGQCMEGTQFYGLFGMILSLYRQNKFPGIGQMFRYTLRDESNHIELLRNLLMDLATENPEIWTDDFKEELRQTMAEAIKLEKNFIRDCLPVSAVGLNLEDFHQYIDYIADRRLESCGLAPLKGDIQNPFPWLAEMIDIKKEQNFFEGRVTEYQKSTALGNIDDDEL